In Enterobacter sp. 638, a single window of DNA contains:
- a CDS encoding glutathione S-transferase family protein, producing MITLWGRNNSTNVKKVLWTLEELDLPFNLVMAGLQFGVNKDADYLAMNPNGLVPLLRDDETDLTLWESNAIVRYLAAQYGLNRLWVDAPAQRAQGEKWMDWANQTLSPAHRVILMGLVRTPEADRDYPAIHAAQDTCETLFAMMDAELADKPWFSGENFGVGDIAVAPFVWNLTQIGLTWAPRPNLERWLKQLSERPAYQNVVMIPVS from the coding sequence ATGATTACGCTGTGGGGCAGGAATAATTCCACCAACGTCAAGAAAGTCCTCTGGACGCTGGAAGAGCTGGATTTACCGTTTAACCTGGTGATGGCAGGTTTGCAGTTCGGCGTGAATAAAGACGCCGACTATCTGGCAATGAATCCGAACGGCCTGGTGCCGCTGTTACGTGACGATGAAACAGATTTAACACTGTGGGAATCCAATGCCATTGTGCGTTATCTGGCGGCGCAGTACGGCCTGAATCGCCTGTGGGTCGACGCCCCCGCGCAACGCGCTCAGGGTGAAAAATGGATGGATTGGGCGAACCAGACGCTTTCTCCTGCCCACCGCGTGATCCTGATGGGGCTGGTCAGAACGCCGGAAGCCGACCGCGATTATCCCGCCATTCACGCGGCGCAAGACACCTGCGAAACGCTGTTCGCGATGATGGATGCCGAACTGGCCGACAAACCATGGTTCTCCGGGGAAAACTTCGGCGTGGGTGATATTGCGGTGGCACCGTTCGTCTGGAACCTGACCCAGATTGGCCTGACCTGGGCACCACGCCCGAATCTTGAGCGCTGGCTGAAACAGCTCAGCGAGCGCCCTGCGTATCAGAACGTGGTGATGATCCCCGTCAGCTAA
- the gsiC gene encoding glutathione ABC transporter permease GsiC: MLNYVIKRLLGLIPTLLIVAVLVFLFVHMLPGDPARLIAGPEADATVIEMVRKQLGLDQPLYVQFWHYITNVLQGDFGTSMVSRRPVSEEIASRFMPTFWLTIASMLWAMVFGLAAGIIAAVWRNRWPDKLGMALAVTGISFPAFALGMLLMQIFSVELGWLPTVGADTWKHYILPSITLGAAVSAVMARFTRASFVDVLSEDYMRTARAKGVSEKWVILKHGLRNAMIPVVTMMGLQFGFLLGGSIVVEKVFNWPGLGRLLVDSVDMRDYPVIQAEVLLFSLEFILINLVVDVLYAAINPAIRYK, encoded by the coding sequence ATGCTGAATTACGTTATTAAACGCCTGCTGGGGCTGATTCCAACGCTACTGATCGTGGCGGTACTGGTGTTTTTGTTTGTCCATATGCTGCCGGGCGATCCGGCGCGATTGATTGCCGGGCCAGAGGCGGATGCCACGGTCATTGAGATGGTGCGCAAGCAGCTGGGTCTCGATCAACCGCTGTATGTCCAGTTCTGGCATTATATCACCAACGTTTTACAGGGCGATTTCGGCACGTCGATGGTGTCGCGTCGTCCGGTGTCCGAAGAAATTGCCAGCCGCTTTATGCCGACGTTTTGGCTCACCATCGCCAGTATGTTGTGGGCCATGGTGTTTGGTCTTGCGGCGGGGATTATCGCTGCCGTCTGGCGCAACCGCTGGCCGGATAAACTCGGCATGGCGCTGGCCGTGACGGGGATTTCATTCCCGGCGTTTGCGCTGGGCATGCTGTTGATGCAGATTTTCTCGGTGGAACTGGGCTGGTTGCCCACGGTGGGGGCGGATACCTGGAAGCACTACATTCTGCCGTCGATCACGCTGGGCGCTGCCGTGTCCGCCGTGATGGCGCGCTTTACGCGCGCCTCGTTCGTGGATGTGCTGAGTGAAGATTATATGCGGACCGCGCGCGCCAAAGGCGTGAGCGAAAAGTGGGTCATCCTCAAGCATGGTCTGCGCAATGCGATGATCCCGGTGGTCACGATGATGGGCCTGCAGTTTGGCTTTTTGCTGGGCGGCTCGATTGTGGTCGAGAAGGTGTTTAACTGGCCGGGGCTGGGTCGCTTACTGGTCGATTCGGTCGACATGCGCGACTATCCGGTAATTCAGGCGGAAGTCCTGCTGTTTTCACTGGAGTTTATTCTTATCAATTTAGTGGTGGATGTGCTGTACGCCGCCATTAATCCGGCAATCAGGTACAAGTAA
- the deoR gene encoding DNA-binding transcriptional repressor DeoR — translation METRRDDRIAQLLQALKRSDKLHLKEAATLLGVSEMTIRRDLNSESAPVVLLGGYIVLEPRSGSHYLISDQKTRLVEEKRKAARQAASLVQPHQTLFFDCGTTTPWIIEAIDSELPFTGVCYSLNTFLALQEKPECRVILCGGEFHASNAIFKPLNLQDTLSNLCPDIAFYSAAGVSVRQGATCFNLEELTVKHWAMNAAQYHVLVVDHSKFGKVRSARMGELSRFDAIISDCRPDDELVAHAKEQQIKLMY, via the coding sequence ATGGAAACACGACGCGACGACCGCATTGCCCAGCTACTGCAGGCGCTGAAGCGCAGCGATAAGCTGCATCTCAAAGAAGCCGCGACGCTGCTTGGCGTCTCTGAGATGACTATTCGTCGCGATCTGAACAGCGAAAGTGCCCCTGTGGTGCTGCTGGGTGGGTATATCGTTCTCGAACCGCGCAGCGGTAGTCATTATCTGATCAGCGATCAAAAAACCCGTCTGGTTGAAGAAAAACGCAAAGCCGCGCGCCAGGCAGCGTCGTTAGTCCAGCCGCATCAAACTCTGTTTTTTGATTGTGGTACTACCACGCCCTGGATTATCGAAGCCATCGACAGCGAACTGCCGTTTACCGGCGTCTGTTATTCGCTGAACACTTTTCTGGCCTTACAGGAAAAGCCCGAGTGCCGGGTGATTCTCTGCGGTGGAGAATTCCACGCCAGCAACGCGATTTTCAAGCCGCTGAATCTGCAAGACACCCTGAGCAACCTGTGCCCGGATATCGCCTTTTATTCAGCGGCAGGCGTGAGCGTGCGCCAGGGTGCGACCTGTTTTAATCTCGAAGAGTTGACGGTGAAGCATTGGGCGATGAACGCCGCGCAATATCATGTGCTGGTGGTGGATCACAGCAAGTTCGGGAAAGTGCGTTCGGCAAGAATGGGTGAACTGTCGCGTTTTGACGCAATTATCAGTGACTGCCGCCCGGACGACGAACTGGTCGCGCATGCAAAAGAGCAGCAAATTAAGCTGATGTACTAG
- the gsiD gene encoding glutathione ABC transporter permease GsiD, whose protein sequence is MRLLHWRRQAMLNAMPGIKPDHIRTPWLEFWRRFRRQPVAMTAGLFVLLLIVVAILAPWITPFDAENYFDYDRLNDGPSMMHWFGVDSLGRDIFSRVLVGAQISLAAGVFAVLIGAAIGTVLGLLAGYYEGWWDRIIMRICDVLFAFPGILLAIAVVAIMGNGMANVIIAVAVFSIPAFARLVRGNTLVLKQQTFIESARSIGASDATILFNHILPGTVSSIVVYFTMRIGVSIISAASLSFLGLGAQPPTPEWGAMLNEARADMVIAPHVALFPSMAIFLTVLAFNLLGDGLRDALDPRIKG, encoded by the coding sequence ATGAGATTGTTGCACTGGCGCCGTCAGGCCATGTTAAACGCGATGCCGGGGATAAAACCGGACCATATCCGCACGCCGTGGCTCGAATTCTGGCGGCGATTTCGCCGTCAACCCGTGGCGATGACCGCAGGGCTGTTCGTTTTGCTGTTGATCGTCGTGGCGATTCTGGCGCCCTGGATAACGCCGTTTGATGCGGAAAATTATTTTGACTACGACCGCCTGAACGACGGCCCGTCAATGATGCACTGGTTTGGCGTGGATTCGCTGGGACGCGATATCTTCAGCCGCGTGCTGGTGGGGGCGCAGATTTCGCTGGCCGCAGGTGTTTTCGCTGTGCTGATTGGCGCAGCGATAGGCACGGTGCTGGGGCTGCTGGCGGGGTATTACGAAGGCTGGTGGGATCGCATTATCATGCGCATCTGCGATGTGCTGTTTGCCTTTCCGGGTATTTTGCTGGCGATTGCGGTGGTGGCGATTATGGGCAACGGCATGGCAAACGTGATAATTGCCGTGGCAGTGTTTTCCATCCCGGCGTTTGCCCGTCTGGTGCGCGGCAATACGCTGGTGCTCAAGCAGCAGACGTTTATCGAGTCGGCGCGAAGCATCGGCGCCAGCGACGCGACCATCCTCTTCAACCACATTTTACCCGGCACCGTGTCATCCATTGTGGTCTATTTCACGATGCGCATCGGCGTGTCGATTATCTCGGCGGCGAGTCTGTCGTTCTTAGGATTGGGCGCACAACCGCCGACGCCAGAGTGGGGTGCGATGCTGAACGAAGCGAGGGCCGATATGGTGATTGCGCCGCACGTCGCGCTTTTCCCGAGCATGGCCATTTTCCTGACGGTGCTGGCGTTTAACCTGCTGGGCGACGGACTGCGCGATGCGCTGGACCCCAGAATCAAAGGCTAA
- the gsiB gene encoding glutathione ABC transporter substrate-binding protein GsiB codes for MTKFVARPWLLAASVTAALAASPAFAAKDVVVAVASNFTTLDPYDANDTLSQAVAKSFYQGLFGLDKEMKLKNVLAESYTVSDDGLVYTLKLRSGVKFQDGTDFNAEAVKVNLDRASNKENSLKRYNLYKNIASTEAVDPTTVKITLKEPFSAFINILAHPATAMISPDALKKYGKEIGFHPVGTGPYELVTWNQTDFVKVKKFAGYWQKGLPKLDSITWRPVVDNNTRAAMLQTGEAQFAFPIPYEQAAILQKNSKLELVASPSIMQRYISMNVTQKPFDNPKVREAINYAINRQALVKVAFAGYATPATGVVPPSIQYAETFKPWPYDPAKARELLKEAGFPNGFSTTLWSSHNHSTAQKVLQFTQQQLAQVGIKAQLTAMDAGQRAAEVEGKSQKESGVRMFYTGWSASTGEADWALSPLFASQNWPPTLFNTAFYSNPQVDKDLADALKTTKPEEKARLYKDAQGTIWKESPWIPLVVEKLVSAHNKALTGFYIMPDTGFSFDDADLK; via the coding sequence ATGACAAAATTTGTTGCTCGACCATGGCTGTTAGCCGCGAGTGTCACGGCGGCGCTGGCGGCAAGCCCTGCCTTTGCTGCCAAAGATGTGGTTGTTGCGGTGGCATCAAACTTCACCACGCTCGATCCGTATGACGCCAATGACACGCTGTCGCAGGCGGTGGCGAAGTCGTTTTATCAGGGACTATTTGGTCTTGATAAAGAGATGAAGCTGAAAAACGTGCTGGCGGAGAGCTATACCGTCTCTGATGACGGCCTGGTGTACACCCTCAAACTGCGTAGTGGTGTGAAGTTCCAGGACGGGACAGACTTCAATGCCGAAGCGGTCAAAGTGAACCTGGATCGCGCCAGCAACAAGGAGAACAGCCTCAAGCGCTATAACCTGTACAAGAATATCGCCAGCACCGAGGCCGTCGATCCCACGACCGTTAAAATCACCTTAAAAGAGCCGTTCTCGGCGTTTATCAATATTTTGGCGCACCCGGCGACGGCGATGATTTCGCCAGACGCGCTGAAAAAATACGGCAAAGAGATTGGTTTCCATCCGGTCGGAACTGGCCCGTATGAGCTGGTCACCTGGAACCAAACCGATTTCGTGAAGGTGAAGAAATTCGCTGGGTACTGGCAGAAAGGGCTGCCAAAGCTGGACTCCATCACCTGGCGTCCGGTGGTGGATAACAACACCCGCGCGGCGATGCTGCAAACCGGCGAAGCACAGTTTGCCTTCCCGATCCCTTACGAGCAGGCGGCGATTCTGCAAAAAAACAGCAAGCTGGAGCTGGTCGCCAGCCCGTCGATCATGCAGCGTTATATCAGCATGAACGTCACACAAAAGCCGTTTGATAACCCAAAAGTGCGTGAGGCAATCAACTACGCGATTAACCGTCAGGCGCTGGTGAAAGTGGCCTTTGCGGGTTACGCGACGCCAGCCACCGGCGTTGTGCCGCCGTCAATTCAATATGCCGAAACCTTCAAGCCTTGGCCGTACGATCCGGCCAAGGCGCGCGAGCTGTTAAAAGAGGCCGGATTCCCGAACGGCTTCAGCACCACGCTGTGGTCGTCGCACAATCACAGTACCGCGCAGAAAGTATTGCAGTTCACCCAACAGCAGCTGGCACAGGTGGGCATCAAAGCGCAGTTAACCGCGATGGATGCGGGGCAGCGTGCCGCAGAAGTAGAAGGCAAAAGCCAGAAAGAGAGCGGTGTGAGAATGTTCTACACCGGCTGGTCAGCCTCAACGGGCGAAGCAGACTGGGCGCTGTCGCCGCTGTTTGCTTCGCAGAACTGGCCGCCAACGCTGTTTAACACCGCGTTTTACAGCAATCCGCAGGTGGATAAAGATCTGGCTGACGCCCTGAAAACCACTAAACCGGAAGAGAAAGCGCGGCTGTATAAAGACGCGCAGGGTACTATCTGGAAAGAGTCGCCGTGGATCCCGTTGGTGGTGGAAAAACTGGTTTCCGCGCATAACAAAGCGCTGACGGGTTTCTACATTATGCCGGATACGGGCTTTAGCTTTGACGATGCGGATTTGAAATAA
- the gsiA gene encoding glutathione ABC transporter ATP-binding protein GsiA, translating to MPQRNDLDSQQVLAVHNLNIAFQEERRPVPAVKHLSFSLKRGETLAIVGESGSGKSVTALSLMRLLEQSGATVECDSMLLRKRSQKVVSLMDMSQSQMQSVRGADMAMIFQEPMTSLNPVFPVGEQIAESIRLHQGLNREDALAEAKRMLEQVRIPEAQTILSRYPHQLSGGMRQRVMIAMALSCRPAVLIADEPTTALDVTIQAQILQLIKVLQQDMDMGVIFITHDMGVVADIADRVLVMYQGEAVETGSVEQIFHAPQHPYTKALLAAVPRLGAMNGSDLPRRFPLISMNDPQRQEAETEQDTVVPGEPILQVRDLVTRFPLRGGILNRVKREVHAVENVSFDLWPGETLALVGESGCGKSTTGRALLRLVESQEGSIIFNGKRIDTLSASQLQPLRRDIQFIFQDPYASLDPRQTVGYSIMEPLRVHGLLQGEEAQRRVSWLLERVGLKPEHAWRYPHEFSGGQRQRICIARALALNPKVVIADESVSALDVSIRAQIINLLLDLQRDLGIAFLFISHDMAVVERISHRVAVMYMGQIVEIGPRRAVFENPQHPYTRKLMAAVPVADPAHRHGQRVLLQDEMPGNIRKRGERAERVELREVGPGHFVAPPRQNNAFSRL from the coding sequence GTGCCGCAACGTAACGATCTGGACAGCCAGCAGGTACTGGCGGTTCACAACCTGAACATTGCGTTTCAGGAAGAGCGGCGGCCCGTACCGGCGGTAAAGCATCTCTCGTTCTCACTCAAACGCGGAGAGACGCTGGCGATTGTCGGTGAATCCGGCTCCGGTAAATCGGTGACGGCGCTGTCGCTCATGCGCTTGCTGGAACAGTCTGGCGCTACTGTCGAGTGTGACAGCATGCTGCTGCGCAAGCGCAGCCAGAAAGTGGTGAGCCTGATGGACATGAGTCAGTCGCAAATGCAGAGCGTGCGCGGCGCGGACATGGCGATGATATTCCAGGAACCGATGACGTCGCTCAATCCGGTGTTTCCGGTGGGCGAGCAAATTGCCGAGTCGATCCGCTTACATCAGGGTTTAAACCGGGAAGATGCGCTGGCAGAAGCCAAACGCATGCTGGAACAGGTCCGCATCCCGGAGGCGCAGACGATCCTTTCGCGCTATCCGCATCAGCTCTCCGGCGGGATGCGCCAGCGGGTGATGATTGCGATGGCGCTGTCATGCCGTCCGGCGGTGCTGATTGCCGATGAACCGACCACGGCGCTGGACGTCACGATTCAGGCGCAAATTTTGCAGCTCATTAAAGTGTTGCAACAGGATATGGACATGGGGGTGATTTTTATCACTCACGATATGGGCGTGGTGGCGGATATCGCCGACCGGGTGCTGGTGATGTATCAGGGCGAAGCGGTGGAGACGGGCAGCGTCGAGCAGATTTTCCATGCGCCGCAGCACCCCTATACCAAAGCGCTGCTGGCGGCAGTGCCACGTCTGGGGGCGATGAACGGTAGCGATTTACCGCGTCGTTTCCCGCTGATCTCCATGAACGATCCGCAGCGTCAGGAAGCCGAAACGGAGCAAGACACGGTGGTGCCAGGCGAGCCGATTTTACAGGTCCGCGACTTAGTGACGCGCTTCCCGCTGCGTGGTGGCATTTTGAACCGCGTGAAGCGCGAAGTGCATGCGGTCGAAAACGTCAGCTTTGATTTGTGGCCCGGCGAAACGCTCGCGCTGGTGGGCGAGTCGGGCTGCGGCAAATCGACCACCGGACGCGCGTTGCTGCGGCTGGTTGAGTCGCAGGAAGGCAGCATTATCTTTAACGGCAAGCGCATCGACACGCTGTCGGCGAGCCAACTGCAACCGCTGCGGCGCGATATTCAGTTTATCTTTCAGGACCCGTATGCGTCGCTCGATCCGCGCCAGACGGTGGGGTACTCGATTATGGAGCCGCTGCGGGTGCACGGTTTGCTGCAAGGCGAAGAGGCCCAGCGGCGCGTGTCGTGGTTGCTGGAGCGCGTAGGGCTTAAACCGGAGCATGCCTGGCGTTATCCGCACGAATTTTCTGGCGGTCAGCGGCAACGAATTTGCATTGCCCGCGCGCTGGCGCTGAACCCGAAAGTGGTGATCGCGGATGAGTCCGTGTCTGCGCTGGACGTCTCAATTCGGGCGCAAATCATTAACTTACTGCTCGATTTGCAGCGTGACTTGGGTATCGCCTTTTTGTTTATTTCGCACGATATGGCGGTAGTGGAGCGCATCAGCCATCGCGTGGCGGTGATGTACATGGGGCAAATTGTTGAAATTGGTCCACGTCGCGCGGTGTTTGAAAATCCACAGCATCCTTACACCCGTAAGCTGATGGCGGCCGTACCGGTCGCCGATCCGGCGCATCGCCACGGCCAGCGCGTACTGCTCCAGGATGAGATGCCGGGCAATATTCGTAAACGCGGTGAGCGCGCGGAACGGGTTGAATTACGCGAGGTTGGCCCCGGCCATTTCGTCGCACCTCCGCGTCAGAACAATGCGTTTTCGCGTTTATAA
- the ybjG gene encoding undecaprenyl-diphosphate phosphatase, whose product MLENLNLGLFYLINATPASPEWTIVFAKFIAKDLINIVPALVVILWLWGPRKQVSAQRQLVIKVAMALAVSMTASWMLGHLFPHDRPFVDHIGSNFLHHSADDSFPSDHGTVIFTFALAFLFWHRVWSGVVMMGIAIAIAWSRVYLGVHWPLDMLGGLLVGMIGCLSAQILWNLFGQQLYRGLQQVYRICFAFPIRKGWVRD is encoded by the coding sequence ATGCTAGAGAATCTCAATTTAGGACTGTTTTATCTGATTAATGCCACCCCGGCCTCGCCAGAGTGGACTATCGTCTTCGCCAAATTTATCGCCAAAGATCTGATTAACATTGTCCCGGCGCTGGTGGTGATCCTCTGGCTGTGGGGGCCGCGTAAACAGGTCAGCGCGCAGCGCCAACTGGTGATTAAAGTTGCCATGGCGCTTGCTGTCAGCATGACGGCCTCGTGGATGCTGGGGCATCTGTTCCCGCACGATCGTCCGTTTGTCGACCATATCGGCTCCAATTTCCTGCATCATTCGGCGGATGACTCCTTCCCAAGCGATCACGGTACGGTGATCTTCACTTTCGCGCTGGCTTTCCTGTTCTGGCATCGCGTCTGGTCTGGCGTTGTCATGATGGGCATCGCGATAGCTATCGCCTGGTCGCGCGTCTATCTGGGCGTTCACTGGCCGCTCGATATGCTCGGCGGTCTGCTGGTCGGCATGATTGGCTGCCTGAGCGCGCAAATCCTGTGGAATCTGTTTGGTCAGCAGCTGTATCGCGGGCTCCAGCAGGTCTACCGCATCTGCTTTGCCTTTCCTATCCGCAAAGGCTGGGTACGTGACTAA
- the dacC gene encoding serine-type D-Ala-D-Ala carboxypeptidase, protein MTQLTSSLRGLAAGSALLFLFSPTLYAAEQAAPEAPPVDARAWILMDYASGKVLAEGNADEQLDPASLTKIMTSYVVGQALKAGKIKLDDMVTIGKDAWATGNPALRGSSVMFLKPGDQVSVSDLNKGVIIQSGNDACIALADYVAGSQDSFIGLMNGYAQRLGLTKTTFKTVHGLDAPGQFSTARDMALLGKALIHDVPEEYAIHKEKEFTFNKIRQPNRNRLLWSSNVNVDGMKTGTTAGAGYNLVASATQGDMRLISVVLGTKTDRIRFNESEKLLTWGFRFFETVTPIKPDATFISQRVWFGDKSEVNLGAGEAGSVTIPRGQLKNLKASYTLTDPQLTAPLKKGQVVGTIDFQLNGKSIEQRPLIVMQAVDEGGFISRMWDFVLMKFHQWFGSWF, encoded by the coding sequence ATGACGCAACTAACTTCTTCTCTGCGCGGCCTGGCAGCTGGCTCCGCGCTACTTTTCCTGTTCTCTCCAACACTTTATGCAGCTGAACAAGCCGCGCCTGAAGCGCCTCCAGTTGACGCGCGCGCCTGGATTTTGATGGATTACGCCAGCGGCAAAGTGCTGGCGGAAGGCAACGCGGACGAACAGCTCGATCCGGCGAGTCTGACCAAAATCATGACCAGCTATGTGGTGGGTCAAGCGCTGAAAGCAGGCAAAATCAAACTCGACGATATGGTCACCATCGGCAAAGACGCCTGGGCCACCGGCAACCCGGCGCTGCGCGGATCGTCCGTTATGTTCCTGAAACCGGGCGATCAGGTGTCCGTTTCCGACCTGAATAAAGGCGTAATCATTCAGTCAGGCAATGACGCCTGTATCGCGCTGGCCGATTATGTAGCGGGCAGTCAGGATTCGTTCATTGGTTTGATGAATGGTTACGCGCAAAGACTGGGCTTGACCAAAACCACGTTCAAAACCGTTCACGGTTTGGATGCCCCAGGCCAATTCAGTACCGCGCGTGATATGGCGTTGCTCGGCAAGGCGCTGATTCACGATGTGCCAGAAGAGTACGCCATCCATAAAGAAAAAGAGTTTACCTTCAACAAGATTCGTCAGCCGAACCGCAACCGCCTGTTGTGGAGCAGCAACGTGAATGTGGACGGGATGAAAACCGGCACCACGGCGGGCGCGGGTTATAACCTTGTGGCCTCGGCAACGCAGGGCGATATGCGCCTGATCTCCGTTGTGCTGGGGACCAAAACGGATCGTATCCGCTTCAACGAATCAGAAAAACTGCTGACCTGGGGCTTCCGCTTCTTCGAAACCGTCACCCCGATTAAACCGGATGCGACGTTTATCAGCCAGCGCGTGTGGTTTGGTGATAAGAGCGAAGTCAATCTGGGGGCGGGTGAAGCCGGTTCAGTGACCATTCCGCGCGGGCAGCTGAAAAACCTGAAAGCCAGCTATACGTTGACCGACCCGCAGCTCACTGCGCCGCTGAAAAAGGGCCAGGTAGTCGGGACAATCGACTTCCAGCTTAACGGCAAATCCATCGAGCAGCGTCCGCTGATTGTGATGCAAGCGGTGGACGAGGGCGGCTTTATTAGCCGGATGTGGGATTTTGTCCTGATGAAATTCCACCAGTGGTTCGGGAGCTGGTTCTAG
- a CDS encoding PQQ-dependent sugar dehydrogenase, producing the protein MRRSSLISLSVLLISTSVIAAPAAVKVDVLQTKLDHPWSLAFLPDNQGMLITLKGGQLKHWQAGKGLSDPIVGIPKVWDSGQGGLFDVVLAPDFEQSRRIWLSYAEVGNDGKAGTAVGYGRLSDDLSRIEAFQVVFRQMPKLSTGNHFGGRLVFDGKGYLFIGLGENNQRPTAQDLDKLQGKVVRLTDQGKVPADNPFVDKTGARPEIWSYGIRNPQGMAMNPWSDTLWLNEHGPRGGDEINIPEKGKNYGWPLATHGINYSGLKIPEATGEHHDGTEPPLFVWKKSPAVSGMAFYNSDVFPQWKNTLFIGALKEKDVIVLSVNGDKVTEDGRILGDKDSRIRDVRVGPDGYLYVLTDESDGQLWKVSPSKQ; encoded by the coding sequence ATGCGTCGATCCTCGCTTATTTCTTTATCTGTCTTATTAATTTCCACGTCGGTAATCGCGGCTCCCGCAGCGGTTAAGGTCGATGTTCTCCAGACTAAACTGGATCACCCCTGGTCGCTGGCCTTTTTGCCCGATAATCAGGGCATGCTGATCACTCTGAAAGGCGGGCAGCTTAAGCACTGGCAGGCGGGTAAAGGGCTATCCGATCCGATTGTGGGCATTCCCAAAGTGTGGGATAGCGGGCAGGGTGGGCTTTTCGACGTGGTTCTCGCACCCGATTTTGAACAATCACGCCGCATCTGGCTGAGTTACGCCGAAGTCGGGAATGACGGCAAAGCGGGCACGGCGGTGGGATATGGCCGTCTTAGCGATGATCTGTCGCGCATCGAAGCATTCCAGGTGGTGTTCCGCCAGATGCCAAAACTGTCCACCGGCAACCACTTCGGCGGGCGATTAGTCTTTGATGGTAAGGGCTATCTGTTTATCGGACTGGGTGAAAACAACCAGCGTCCGACCGCGCAGGATCTGGATAAACTGCAGGGCAAAGTGGTGCGTCTGACCGACCAGGGCAAAGTGCCTGCCGACAACCCGTTTGTCGATAAAACCGGTGCGCGGCCAGAAATCTGGTCCTACGGCATTCGAAATCCGCAGGGGATGGCGATGAATCCCTGGAGCGATACGCTGTGGCTGAATGAACACGGCCCGCGCGGTGGCGATGAAATTAATATTCCGGAAAAAGGCAAAAATTACGGCTGGCCGCTAGCGACACACGGCATCAACTACAGCGGCCTGAAGATCCCAGAAGCGACAGGCGAGCACCACGACGGCACCGAGCCGCCGCTGTTTGTCTGGAAAAAATCGCCGGCAGTCAGTGGGATGGCGTTCTACAACAGCGACGTATTCCCGCAGTGGAAAAACACGCTGTTTATCGGCGCGTTGAAAGAGAAAGACGTGATTGTGCTGAGCGTGAACGGCGATAAGGTGACGGAAGACGGCAGGATTCTGGGCGATAAAGACTCCCGTATCCGCGATGTCCGCGTCGGGCCAGATGGATATTTATACGTGCTGACAGATGAATCAGACGGGCAGCTTTGGAAAGTCAGCCCGTCTAAACAGTGA
- the bssR gene encoding biofilm formation regulator BssR, whose protein sequence is MSVDRLKRDLLNKLINARIDLAAYLQLRVAKGYMSVSESDHLRENCFELSAYMRQHAPILKDHYDANEQLVLRRAADALSKAAVCLMTGHHDCPTFVAVSADKLENCLTTLTLCIMCLKEHTPLQQH, encoded by the coding sequence ATGTCCGTTGACAGACTGAAACGCGATCTGCTGAACAAGCTGATCAATGCCCGAATTGACCTTGCAGCTTATCTGCAGTTAAGGGTGGCAAAAGGGTATATGTCAGTCAGCGAAAGCGACCATCTGCGCGAAAATTGTTTTGAACTGAGCGCCTACATGCGTCAACACGCGCCGATCCTGAAGGATCATTATGATGCGAATGAACAACTCGTTCTGCGTCGCGCGGCAGACGCGCTTTCTAAAGCCGCCGTCTGTTTGATGACCGGGCACCATGATTGCCCAACGTTTGTAGCCGTTAGCGCAGATAAGCTTGAAAACTGCCTGACAACACTCACTCTCTGCATTATGTGCCTGAAAGAGCACACTCCGCTCCAACAGCACTAA